One stretch of Arachis duranensis cultivar V14167 chromosome 1, aradu.V14167.gnm2.J7QH, whole genome shotgun sequence DNA includes these proteins:
- the LOC107461930 gene encoding axial regulator YABBY 5: MMSSCSMDAGPEQLCYIPCNFCNIVLAVSVPCTSLFDMVTVRCGHCTNLWSVNMAAAFQSLSWQDLQGPGQCNQEYRIDTNINMNNGGSSSKCNNSSRLASMRAPTNHVTQERAVNRPPEKRQRVPSAYNQFIKEEIQRIKANNPDISHREAFSTAAKNWAHFPHIHFGLMLEEKHLMSRAAPALLNK; this comes from the exons atgatgtCGAGCTGCAGCATGGATGCTGGACCTGAGCAACTGTGCTACATACCCTGCAACTTTTGCAACATTGTTCTTgcg GTGAGCGTTCCATGCACCAGCTTGTTCGACATGGTAACGGTTCGATGCGGTCACTGCACCAATCTCTGGTCCGTAAACATGGCTGCGGCCTTTCAATCACTCTCATGGCAAGATCTTCAG GGCCCTGGGCAGTGCAATCAGGAGTATAGGATTGACACAAATATTAATATGAATAATGGTGGCTCCTCTTCCAAATGCAACAATAGTAGTAGGCTTGCATCAATGCGTGCACCTACCAATCATGTTACTCAGGAAAGGGCTGTCAACCGCC caCCCGAGAAGAGGCAGCGCGTACCTTCTGCTTATAATCAGTTCATAAA GGAAGAGATCCAGAGGATTAAGGCTAATAATCCTGATATCAGTCACAGAGAAGCATTCAGTACTGCAGCAAAGAAC TGGGCACATTTTCCTCATATTCATTTTGGGCTAATGTTGGAGGAGAAGCATTTGATGTCAAGGGCTGCACCTGCACTGTTGAATAAATGA